The genomic region TACGAAGCGGTTTTTGTTTTCCTGTAAAATTGGCTCTATTGCAGACATATTATTTTGACTTTAATTTTATTATTTGTATGGCGATTTTACCGCCGGAGTAGATTACAAAGATTGGCATTTGAAAAAGAAAATGAAAGCCAAACTTATCCACAATCAGGCATAGTTTTTAACAACGCTTAACATTAAGGCAATCAAATATTAAATTTATAAATACCTGAAAAGCAAAATGTTACGAAACTAAAATAGCAAGATGAGATAGATGTAACGCCCTGTAAAATCAGGGCTTAAGAAGCGATTAACGCCTGCGTTGCGCAGGTTGTTCTTTCAGTTCGGCAGCCACTTTTTCAAGTTCAGCATACCAATCTTCCCTAAAGCGGCGTATCAGCGCCTCGCGTACAAATTTATACACCGGTACTTCAAGTTCTTTACCAAGGGCGCAGGCTGGGTTGCAAATGTCCCACCTGTCATAATTTACCGCCGCAAATTCGGTGAAGTCCTTTACCCTGATTGGGTACAAGTGGCATGAAACGGGTTTTTTCCAGCTTACGATGCCCTGGTTGTAGGCCTGTTCTATTCCGCACAGGGCGGTTTTTCCGTCAAATATTACGTACGCACAGTCTTTATTATCAATGAGCGGTGTTTCAAGGTCGCCGTCAGTCCCGGTAACCCATGTGCCCTGGGCCTCAATAGCAGCAATCCCTTCCGGGCGCAGGAATGGTTTTACCAGTGGATAGATCTCTTCAAGAATGCGGGTTTCCTCTTCATTAAGGGGTGCTCCTGCATCGCCGTCAACACAGCAGCCGCCATGGCATGCCGAAAGGTTGCACACAAAATCTTTCTCCAGTATGTCTTCAGACACTATTGTTTTACCCAGTTGAAACATGCGGCAAAGATAACCATTACATTTTGTATAAATATGTGCTAAAATCCTGCCAAAAAATTAACGGTGTGTTAGCTTCGGGTTCATAAATATTACGGTACTTTTGCGCTTGCAAATAATTTCGCACAAAGATGAATTTCGACTGGAGAGAAATGTTTACCGTGAGCATGGTGCTTTTTGCCGTGATAGATATTGTGGGCAGCGTACCTATTATAGTTGACCTACGCAACAAACTTGGCCATATACAAAGCGAAAAGGCTTCAATAGTTGCTTTAATCATTATGGTGGCGTTCCTGTTTGTTGGTGAAGAGATACTGAAGCTTATCGGGATTGATGCCAACTCGTTTGCCGTGGCGGGTTCGTTTGTACTTTTCTTCCTGGCGCTCGAGATGATACTCGGTATACGCCTTTACAAAGAAGATAATCCAAGCACAGCATCAATCGTACCTATTGCTTTCCCAATCATCGCGGGTGCCGGCACAATGACGACAATATTATCTTTAAGAGCTGAATACGAAAAGATTAACATTATAATTGCCATAGCGCTTAATGTGATTATTGTGTTCGCAGTACTTAAGTCTTCAGCAAAAATTGAGAAAGCATTAGGTGTAAACGGCCTTGGCGTAATCCGCAAAGTATTTGGGGTTGTGCTGTTAGCTATTGCTGTTAAATTATTCGCATCTAATGTTAAACAATTGTTTCTTTAGTTATAATCTGCATAACTTTACCACAGAATCATTACGATTTATATAATGAAATTTTTTATCTACACTCTTATCGCGATTGCAATTGCCCTGATCGCATTTAACGTCACTCTTCTTGATTTTGATAACCTGCTTGCCGGTAACAGCCTTGTAGCCCTTATTGGCATCATTGCCTCTATGTGTGCGGTTTGCATATTGCTTATCTTCAGGATGGCGAAAACTATTGAGGAGAAAACCAGGAACCTGTAGTTTCTCTGATATGTTTGACGTTTTAATTATAGGCGGTGGTGCAGCAGGAGTATCCTGTGCCCTTGTGCTCGGCTCATCTCTTAAAAAGCCTTATGCTGAAGGCAAGAAGGTAGGCATATTCACCCACCAGAAAGCTTCAGCCCTGCAAGACGGGCTTTACAACAATGTTTACGGCATCGCTCCCGGCACATTAGGTAAAGACATAATGGCCCAAAGCCTTGCCCACCTTTCAGGCACTTATCCTGATGTAGTACAGCTACCCGGAGAAAAGTGATGAAAGTGGAAGGTACTGCCGGCAATTTTACCATTATAACTAACAAAGGCGACTATAAGGCGCGGATTATTGTAGTGGCAGTAGGTTCGGCAGCAACTTTTGATATTGCGGGACTTACAGAATATATTATTCCGCACAAAAAAGCTTTACCTGAAAAAAACCGCATACAATTAAAGAATGAAGACCACCTGGTTGCTGATGGCATTTATGTTGCCGGGACACTTGCCGGTGAAAGAAGCCAGCTTAGTATTGCAGCCGGAAGCGGCGCTGCGGTAGCAACTGATATTATGACGTTGTGGAATAGCGGCACACAGAGCCAGCACCACGATAGCACAAGAAAATAAAAAAACCGCTGCATAGCGGTTTTTTTATTATTCAGGCAGGTTGTAATTATATGTAAACTCCCCTGCTTCTATTGTTACAACTATGTTGCTGTACTCATTATACAGCTGCCCGCTAAAAGTCCCCCTCAGCCTGTTATCACTGTTAAGCAGTGTATTTGAATCAATATCATATTCTTCTCCGTCAACCTGCTTGCGTATGGCAAGGTTACTGTCTTGTGAATATGCCCATCGTGTGGCACGGTTAGCCCCTGTTTCGTATTTATTTATCCTGAAAGCAATGTATTCTCCCGGCACACCATTATTAGACCCTACTACATTAAGATATCTTTGGCCTGTAGAACCCACTTTTTCTGTAACCTGTACATTATTATAAACTTTCTGTACATCATTCACAATAAATGTCATTTCGCCATAGGGCGTGTTAAGCAGTTCAGTGGTTTCATCTGAACATGACGAAGCCGTAAGCCCTATAATTATAGCAAATACCAGGAAGTATATTTTTTTCATATTGTTAACCTTTGAAAAAGTACTGCAATATAATAACTTTTAGCACTCACTATTTAGATTTTGACTTTAATTTAATCATTACGCTTATTGCTTCAGGTAGAGGCAATGGTTGTAATAGTCTATGATCGCTTTGCCCTGAAGCAGCACATCAGCCCCAATTATACCATGTACAGGCCTTGCTTTGTAAAGCCGAAGCGCTTCATTTACATGCGACATATCGAAAATAACAAGGCTCAGCGCGTCGGTTTTCCAGCGCCCCATCTGCAGCATATTTTCAAACGAAGATTTTGTGAGCATCCCTACACCGCCTGCTCCGGCAGCTTTGGTTTCAGAGTCGAGCGCGTTTAGCTTAAAATGTTCAATACCCTCAAAATCAACGCAACTGTTTGATGCCCCGGTATCAAGAATAAAATCGCCTTCTATCCCGTTAATCTTAGCCTTTATTCGCAGGTGCTGGGTCTTAGAAATTTTAAAGCTGATTTTTTTGTAGCCTTTATCTTTAAGGGTATCGTACAGGTTTTTCATTTATGACATTATGATTGACAAATTTGGTTTAAATTAAAGTATTGTTATACTGAAACACAAACCCAAATCGTAATTTTGGCACAAATTTACAACATGACTTTTACCGATACACATACACACCTTTACAGCGAAGAGTTTGAGCAAGACCGCGAGGCAATGATAATGCGAGCTTTTGACGCAGGCGTAACAAGGCTTTTTGTGCCGTCTATTGACTCATCATATACACAACAGATGTATGAGCTGGAAGCTAAATATCCTGAAAATGTTTTTCTGATGATGGGCCTGCACCCTACCTATGTGAAAGAAAACTATAAAGACGAGCTTGACCATGTGGAACGTGAACTGGCCGGGCGAAAATTTGCCGCGGTAGGCGAAATTGGGATTGACCTGTATTGGGATAAATCTACACTAGGGTGGCAGCAGGAAGCCTTTAGCAGGCAGATTGAACTTGCAAAGCAATATTCGCTGCCAATTAATATACATTGCCGTGACGCTTTTAATGAAGTTTTTGAAGTATTGGAGTCACATAAAGATGATAACCTGTATGGCATCTTCCATTGCTTTACCGGTGATTTCGCTCAGGCGAAGCAGGCCATCAGTTATAACATGAGAACTGGGAATAGGTGGTGTTGCCACTTTCAAGAATGGTAAAATTGACCAGTTTTTGAATGAGATACCCCTTGAAAACATTGTTCTTGAAACCGACGCTCCCTATCTTGCACCTAAGCCCTATCGCGGTAAGCGGAATGAAAGCAGCTATACTGTTATTATAGCACAGAAACTGGCTGAAATATACAGTATGCCTTTAGAAGAAATTGCCGACATAACTACTAAAAATTCAGTTGAAGTTTACGGCATTTAACAAAGATTTTCTAATAAAATCCATTAATTTTTTGTTCATTTGCAGGATTGTTTAACCCGCAGCAAGCACATGTCTAAATTTGACCATATAAGGCCTTTTTACGATACAGAAGTAAACGGGGCTATAAGGAGCGTGATACATCACCCAATGATGAAAGCGCTCATGAGCTTTACATTTCCCGGAACACCTGAAGAAGTCTGGACCCGAATGGCTGGAGAAAACGCATTCAAAACGTGATTTTCAGATCAATTTCATTTACCAGGCCATACAAAGGGTTCTTGAAAAAACATCTGACGGGCTTACCACTTCGGGTTTTGAAAAGCTTGAAACACACACACCCTACCTTTATATATCAAACCACAGGGACATCATACTTGATACATCATTGCTTAATGTGTGCCTGTATGACCATAAGCTTACCATGACAGCCAGTGCCATTGGCGATAACCTGGTGCAAAAACAGTTTTTGCAGGTACTGTCAAAACTTAATCGTAACTTTTTGGTACAACGCGGGCTTTCGCCAAGAGAACTGCTGCAAAGCTCTAAACTAATGAGCGAATACATTTACCAATTATTGATGAGGGAGTGCAGATCTGTATGGATTGCACAGCGTGAGGGACGGACTAAAGATGGTAACGACGCTACCCATCAGGGTGTACTGAAGATGCTTGCCATGGCCAGCGATGAGGAGAACCTTATGGATTATTTCAAAAGGTTAAGATTGTGCCGGTTTCAATTTCTTATGAATATGACCCTACAGATATGCTTAAAATGCCACAGCTGTTGGCAGAGGCTAACGATGAAGTTTACATAAAAGAAAAGAATGAAGACTTCATGACACTGATAAGCGGAATCATGGGCCAGAAAAAGCGAATACACCTGCATGTATGCGAGCCCCTGGACAAAGAACTTGATGCGATTGCTGCCACTGAAAGTAACCCAAATAAACAGATACAGGCACTTGCGCAGGTTATTGACGATGCCATATTAAGCACCTATAAGCTGTGGCCCACCAATTATATAGCCTATGACATGCTCAATGGATCTGACAGGTTTGCTGCACACTATTCTGAAAAGGGAAAAGATCTTTTTGAACGCCGGCTTGAACTTCGCATAGATGCAGATGACAAAATTGTGCGTGAAGGTTTCCTGGCTATGTATGCCAACCCGGTTGTTAACCAGATGAAATACCAGAATGCACTATAGGCCAAACATCCTGCTTATTTATACCGGCGGCACCATTGGCATGGTGAAAGATTTCACTACAGGAGCTCTTAAGGCCTTCAATTTTAAAAAACTGCTG from Flavobacterium sp. J372 harbors:
- a CDS encoding DUF3109 family protein is translated as MFQLGKTIVSEDILEKDFVCNLSACHGGCCVDGDAGAPLNEEETRILEEIYPLVKPFLRPEGIAAIEAQGTWVTGTDGDLETPLIDNKDCAYVIFDGKTALCGIEQAYNQGIVSWKKPVSCHLYPIRVKDFTEFAAVNYDRWDICNPACALGKELEVPVYKFVREALIRRFREDWYAELEKVAAELKEQPAQRRR
- a CDS encoding MarC family protein; translation: MNFDWREMFTVSMVLFAVIDIVGSVPIIVDLRNKLGHIQSEKASIVALIIMVAFLFVGEEILKLIGIDANSFAVAGSFVLFFLALEMILGIRLYKEDNPSTASIVPIAFPIIAGAGTMTTILSLRAEYEKINIIIAIALNVIIVFAVLKSSAKIEKALGVNGLGVIRKVFGVVLLAIAVKLFASNVKQLFL
- a CDS encoding retropepsin-like aspartic protease, with protein sequence MKNLYDTLKDKGYKKISFKISKTQHLRIKAKINGIEGDFILDTGASNSCVDFEGIEHFKLNALDSETKAAGAGGVGMLTKSSFENMLQMGRWKTDALSLVIFDMSHVNEALRLYKARPVHGIIGADVLLQGKAIIDYYNHCLYLKQ